The segment agagctcaaattcgtgcgaaaaatgaggtactaaatgcgaaccaagaattgtgtatgtttaatgtctttatttcgaaaaaagagccaaagacagtaaaggatgctatggaacactcagattgggttgttgctatgcaatctgaactggctgaatttgaacgaaacaaggtttggagattaatttctaaaccctctgatgtttcaattgtcggattataATGGATTTTTAAACACAAAACCgaaaaagatggcaatattattcgaaataaagctagactagttgttaaaggatattcgcaacaagaaggaatagactatgaagaaacatttgctcctgttgcaagactcgaagtAGTtcacatatttttagcttatgcagctcacaaagactttgatgtttttcaaatggatgttaagtgtgcattcttaaatggagaacttgaagaaacagtttatgttgaacaaccaccaggattcatAAATGAGAaacatcctgatcatgtatacattctagacaaagcagtttatgggttaaaacaagcaccaagagcttggtacgcaacacttaaaaatttcttgaaacaatctaaatttaaacaaggatcagttgaccgcactttgtttcgcaagaaagttgggaatcatctcatgcttgttcaaatttatgttgatgatattatttttggctcaactgacccaacactgtcaattgaatttgaaaatctaatgaagagtcaatttgaaatgagtatgatgggaaaaatcaataattttcatggtttgaatataagacagaacagggatggaattttaatcaatcaagaaaaatacacaaagaacttgcttgaaaagtttggaatgaccaatAGCACGAAGCtgagagtacctatggcagtgggaacaagactaactccttcattAGATACCCTAGCTGTTGATTTAactctttatcgaagcatgatagggtctttgttgtacttaactgcaagcagacctgatattatgttttgggtatgtaattgtgctaggtatcaaggtaatcccagagaacctcatttaactgtagtgaaaaatatttttcgatatcttAAGGGGACTGtgtcgttaggactttggtatccttcaaaatcaggattctttattcaagctttttcagattctgatctaggaggatgcactttggataggaaaagtacaagtggtggatgtcaactattggatggaaaattggtgagttggcaatcgaagaagcaaacttgtgttgctatatcaactgctgaggctgaatatatttcagctgctgcttgcacttcgcaaatcatttagatttagagtcaacttcgtgattatgcgataaatatgaaaaagattcctttgtattgtgattctcaaagtgcaattcgcatttgtcataatccagtacaacactcaaagacaaaatgcattgctcttcgatatcattttatcaaagatcatgtggaagatgggaatattgaaattcattttgttaaaaccactgaacaacttgctgatatttttactaaacctcttgatgaaaaatcatttgtaagaattttagcaggtttggggatgatcgaTGTGAATTCAGTTTCAAAATCTCAAGAATGAAAGGTCCATTCAGCAGCTCTGAGTCAGAATTGTTCAGAAGTTACTGTAcattcagaggcttcgcatggcttcacATCTGTACAACTGGTAACTAAGATTCAATTGTTTTTgataaaaacttgaaaaatcaaaaatatttttttgttttcattttcaaaaatacaaaaatccaaaaagattttattttgttatgtttttttattttcgaaaaattcaaaaatcacaaaaatatttttttttttgttaactttGCTCTTTAAGTATGGTGTGTTTTTAGTTTAGTCCAGAGgttaatgcgaagaggtcatgcttgTATATTTGTATGgaaatgtattatttttttttctcaaccttgtactagttaggatgtccctagaagcatactgCAGTATGTTGACTCAAACCTCGTATGATCTAAAATTAATTACCTTTTTGAAGTTGCAAAGATCTAAAACGTAacgtaaaattaaaataaattaaatagtcTTAAGCACCATACCTTATCCATGTGAATATTCATGATTTGCAAAAGAATTTGTGTTTAAAACTTTAAATGATTAATGAACCTAACTTGCCAAGAGTTCGTTATAGGGACCAATGCGTACCAAAATCAACTTTAATGGATTAAACGTGTGAATTCGTGAAaatccattaacagctttgaaaATGATGTCCCGCCTGAACGACGACGTTTCGTGTTGCCACTTTACACCACACCACATAACCTGCTCCATATATCATTCCTATCTGCTGTCGTCTCTCTCACCGACCAAGCAAAGAATCAAAGATGTTCATGGAGTATTTTCAAAGACACGCTATTCTCGCTCTCATCCTCCTTTCAATCTTCTGCATCAAACACACAGTCAAGTCCGATGGTATGCTCACTTTCTGGCTTTTAATTCCATTTCTTGATTTACTCGAATTCGAAAACAACCAGCATTAATATATCAAATCTACTTAATACCTTATGTTTGTAGATCATGATTCACGAACTTCTGATTTTTTTTCATGAACTGTCTGCACATTTGAAGtagctatttttttttttcaagctGAACTACTTTTCGTATTTTACTTTTCCCTGTTTGATTCAAGTAAAATTTCTATTACGAGCTTGAAATTAAGCGTGGGGAAAAACGGATTCGAATAAATGATAAGTGAGACTTGGATCTGGTTGATTTCTATATGATTTATGTCGGTGACATTTTTTGCTTTATGGAGATCTAAACTGGTCGACATAGCTTTGAATTTACGATACAAAATCTAAGATTGAAACTGATATCCTCATAAATCATCTGTTACTGTTTCTATAAGTTACAACATCTCACTAGTTACATGTTTCCTATTACAACCGAATCTAGCATTTCAAAAACATAAATGGGGAATAATCCAATTTTCTCAACTTGTGTTTGTCCTTCGGTTCCTCTTGATTTGGGGGAATCTTTAAGGACGCATATTGCAATTTAAGTAATTACGTCAACGAAGCTATATTGATTCCACAAATTAGTTtcataaaataaaatgatataatttttgaTAATCTTATACAGATGAAGAAGACAATCTATTTTCCGCCATTAACAGCTACCGTGCAACCCTAAACCTAACAACCCTAACACAAAACGACCGAGCAAAATGCCTTGCTGAAAAGATGGCCGACCAATTCAAAAACCAACCATGCACAAACACTACAGGTTCCAACACAGTTCCAGGCACAGAACCAGAGTTCTCAAGTTACCCTGATTTTCTAAACAAATGTCATTTAAATGTCAGCACCACAAGAGATGGATCTGTTCTTCCTGCTTGTGTTCCTAACCTTGATGCAGGCCTTGTAATCTCTAATTACACTCAATCCCAGTATTCCGGTTACTTGAATGACACCAAGTATTCAGGGATTGGGATTGGTTCTGAAGATAATTGGATTGTTGTGGTGTTGACTACAAACACACCCGAAGGTGGTTTTTCCCCTGGTAGTAATGCAGTAAATTTTGTTTCCAAGATTGGTCCTATGCGTTCCACTGTGTTTCTAGTTGTGGGGCTTCTTTCGTTTTTGTGGGTTTGATTGGTGTATGGTTGCTTGTGTTTTGTTTTGAAGTTGTATTAACACGTAGTTGTAGAGGGATTACTTATCGCAATATACTTTTGACCTTTTGAAATGAGGTTTGGATTTTGCATGGAAGTTTCAGTTGTTTTTTCTTGGTTATGTCTTGTATTTGATTTGTAAAATTTAAATTGGAGTTGGATAGCCGAGACTCAAGTCAGTAGTGTCCCTATGCTATGCTGACACGAGTTTTGTCACACCTGTTTTACCTATTCTGGGTAGGACATAAATTAGAATTTTATTTTTGTGATGTGGGGTCTCAAACATATTTAGTGGTGGATCAGACCCAATGATCCGATATGTCCTAACATGGGTAGACCCAATGATCCAATATGCCTTAACATGCTTGGCTTTGATATTATGTTATATAGATAACATATATAGTGGCCGATTAGATTATGTTTAGCTGATGTAGGTCTCCAACAAGATTATTGATATTAGTCCTATTCAAATTATAGTTTTGATTAGTTCTTGATATTTTGTGCAAAAGATCCATAACAGAAACTCATAACATATATAGAGGTCGATTAGATTGTGTGTAGCTAATGTGGGTCTTCAACAACCTTATTGATATCAGTCTAATTGTTGAAATGAGTATTGATATTTTGTCCAAAGAGACATAACAAAGACTCCCAACATTTATAGTGATAAGATTAGATTAGATTGTGTGTAGCTGATATGGGTCTCCAACAAGTTTATTGATATCGGTCTCAGTTATTGTCCGATTAGTATTGGGAGTTAACCGTAAATGGTGTTGGGTTTATTTAGCTTTTACCTTTCTTTCAAGATCCATTCTTTATATTGGTATTTTTGGGGTTtgttttaattaatagattataaTGCATTTTATAGCAATATGAAAACAAATTCTATTAAAAGGGAAAGTATGCACGTATTGTAAACAATGCATGATTAAAAAATTGATTTAAGCACAAAAATATTGAAAGGATGGTGAAATCGGGCCTAATCGGTTGTGGTACAGGGTCTTAATATGTATTGGGCGTGCTAACTAGGCCTAGACCATTGCTTACTTTTGGGCTTTTAAGCTGGCCTGAACCCTTTTGAGTTAGGCTTGCAGTTTCAGCATGTCCGGCATACGAAGTGGTGGCTAAACCGGGCTAGACGTTGATGGTAAGCTAGATTTGTACAAAAAAGATCAGTCTCCCACCTGAAAAAGATCAAGATTGAACCAGTATCAAACGAGACCAaaccaaaaaaaaacatataatttttgtgttaattacacaaTTTTTAATCACACATTATCAAACttctttccttttttttcttatattaaaCTTAAgtgtattatttttaataaattttaatcTATCATTATGATGATCACATATTTGTTAACGAAAAAAAAAGTGAAACCGAaaacaaaaaattgaaaaatattgaAACCCAATCGAAGAAAGCATATGGAAAGATCGTGATAGCGGACCGAAAAGACCGAGACTAGACCAAAAAAAGACCAGTCCGAGAAAAAATTGGACAAAAAAAAGACCAACCCAAGATCGTCTGGACTAGTCCGAAAAATATCGGATCGTTGCAAGACCAATTCCAAATGACCAGACCGTTTCGAGATTGACCCGAGACCGGTCCGGGACCGCCAATGTACAACTCTAGTTACCGGTCCGGGACCGCCAATGTACAACTCTAGTTACCGGTCCTAATGTCCCGATGTTCATGCCTATAAAAGGTTGGAGAGGGCCTACAAAAACTAAATTTTCAATTGTTTCTGAAAAAATTAAAGTAATTGTTTTAAAATCCTTTTGAAccgattaaaaatatatttattcgaATTAGTaggaaaaaaattataaaagtatCACATTTAAAAGTTATCTTGATCTTTTTCATTTGATCTTTGTAGTTTCAACTCTTCATCATCAATGTCGCTTCAAACATAGCTTGTGAGATTCTAACCTTTGTCAATTTCATTTTGAAGTGTTTCATATCAGGTACCAGTGACCGTTTTTGGACCTTGTGTATCAGAAGATTGTCCGAAAATATGAAGATAACTCATGATGATGAGAAATTTGAGCCAACATTTCTCAAGTATTACAGTAAAATGTCAAGTCTCCAAATGTAATGGCCATGTTTTCATACTAGGTAAACCCCgaataaaattcattttatttacaATATGATAAATGTTTTTGGTGTATACTAGAATACTAGAATACAAGAAGTTATCACCAGGAATCATACTAGCATTAAGTACATGATCCAAGCCGGGCGCTACAATAGCCTAACCTGTAACACAACAATAACATAACACCATAATCCATAAGGCTTAGTGAATAACAACTAGAATAACATAACAACACGTAGCATTATTTACAATCAAACTTATCACCCTCAatgttaggtgcattttgtgcacctttttgcacaccttttGGTTATTTTTATGCATCTATTTagtgtattttatttcattttacatgtatttaattaaaattCATGTTACTTTCTAGAACAATCTTATTTGCACATTTTTACAGTCTTTCCGGGTGATCCGGAGATGGAAGCACACTTTGGGAGGTGTCGGGAAGCACATGTGAAGGTTTCGAGACGACtggatgaaaaatgaaaaaagttGGAAAATCAAGTTTTCGCCTGGAAACAGAGTCCAATACGAGTCGTGCTGGAATTGCACTCAAAATGAAGCACGACTCATGGTTCACCAAGATGGGAGTTGTTAACCATGCTAAACGCGGGCCGTGTTGATTATCCATATatcaacacgggtcgtgttggCCCACTTATGTAAATTTGAGCATTCTACTTTGGATGAAATCTCGAAGAAAGAATGGAATTTTCCACTCAACAAGGGTCGTGTTCGGCCTAATGACTGTTCTCTGGTAGTTTTTCCTTTTTACTCTATCACAGGATTTTGAGCAATGGGATACACATATTTCATTTCTAGAGCACGGGAGAAGGGAAATTTTAAAGATTTTTGCAAGGTTTCGATTGTAGTCGTTTGAAAACATTTGTTGTTGGATTTTGTAAGTATTGTTTCCAAATTATTTCATCTTTTCTAGAGT is part of the Lactuca sativa cultivar Salinas chromosome 7, Lsat_Salinas_v11, whole genome shotgun sequence genome and harbors:
- the LOC111900856 gene encoding uncharacterized GPI-anchored protein At5g19250, whose product is MFMEYFQRHAILALILLSIFCIKHTVKSDDEEDNLFSAINSYRATLNLTTLTQNDRAKCLAEKMADQFKNQPCTNTTGSNTVPGTEPEFSSYPDFLNKCHLNVSTTRDGSVLPACVPNLDAGLVISNYTQSQYSGYLNDTKYSGIGIGSEDNWIVVVLTTNTPEGGFSPGSNAVNFVSKIGPMRSTVFLVVGLLSFLWV